Proteins encoded within one genomic window of Spirochaeta isovalerica:
- a CDS encoding putative bifunctional diguanylate cyclase/phosphodiesterase — protein MKRGPAWKIVSFFLRHEKNNYEGLKSLRYRYMSLFEPVFIALSLGSSLIVQSQLYQNGMLYQLLLFLSLQMLIILIINFLKPSRLVDKSFFLYIFTMMSFFTATGVNQYRAYLWIFLCVLVSALLYRIRKTAIVYLLLAGNIVFINRYAVFQALSMGKLSLDLNSIGFYTMLTSFLTGASVSVIVNNLEKSFAKLYKLKKTLENRNSKLSREQEVARHYRNALMGNELKFKTIVEYAFDGITILDKNGNNKFISNSTENITGYSSEEFSEGAMNLDRIHPDDLQRVIENFRNITEGRIDKSTIYYRYLHKDGEWRNLEVTVTDLLNNPGIEGILFIYRDVTRHIQAEQRARYFEFYDQLTGLPNLLMFSEKISEEIERSAARKRSFAVMCLGLNSFKDINGQFGTSFGDILLKQIGSRLKSNFRGDDFVSRMMGDKFLILFSDMKSEDDVIAIVQKTMGSFETPFWVEQRDIAVSVSIGISVYPHDGTLKDELIKNSEAALFLCKENRDRKYAMFNKNQNEDLINRIQIEKEIYQAIEDKTFTVYYQPKVDLDGNLVGAEALIRWFHRERGMVSPGQFIPISERNRSIIEIGKIVMEKTYSQIREWIDSGLEPVEISINVAPMQFSDRGFIDYIDELQNRYDIDPDLIEFEITETGIMENEKKTTEIMHLLIERGYSISIDDFGTGYSSLNKLKDYPVTTLKIDKSFIDPLPDNASSNIVKTIIELAHFLQYRVVAEGVEKEEQHLLLATLQCDMIQGYFFHKPMPSTHFVKLMKKPASAL, from the coding sequence TTTAAAATCGCTACGCTACAGGTATATGTCTCTTTTCGAACCGGTTTTTATTGCTCTCAGTTTGGGATCGTCACTTATCGTTCAGTCTCAACTATATCAGAATGGAATGCTTTATCAGCTCCTCTTATTCCTGTCTCTGCAGATGCTCATTATCCTGATCATTAATTTCCTGAAACCGTCGCGGCTCGTTGATAAATCGTTTTTTCTTTATATTTTTACTATGATGTCATTTTTTACCGCAACGGGTGTTAATCAATACAGGGCTTATCTTTGGATTTTTCTCTGCGTTCTTGTTTCCGCTCTTTTATACCGTATCAGAAAAACGGCTATCGTATATCTGTTGCTGGCCGGAAATATCGTTTTCATCAACAGATATGCCGTATTTCAAGCTCTTTCCATGGGAAAGCTGTCATTGGATTTGAATTCCATCGGGTTTTATACCATGCTCACCAGTTTTCTGACCGGTGCGTCCGTTTCCGTAATTGTAAATAATCTGGAGAAAAGTTTTGCAAAATTATACAAGCTCAAGAAAACTCTTGAGAACCGGAACAGTAAGCTCAGCAGAGAACAGGAAGTCGCCAGGCATTACCGCAATGCTCTGATGGGTAATGAATTGAAGTTTAAAACGATTGTAGAATATGCTTTCGACGGAATTACCATTCTCGATAAAAATGGTAATAACAAATTTATCAGCAATTCGACGGAAAATATTACAGGATACAGTTCCGAGGAGTTTTCCGAAGGAGCTATGAACCTTGATCGGATTCATCCTGATGATCTTCAGCGGGTCATTGAGAATTTCCGGAATATCACAGAAGGCCGTATAGATAAAAGTACCATTTATTACCGATATCTCCATAAAGACGGAGAGTGGAGAAATCTGGAAGTGACCGTCACTGATCTCCTTAACAATCCCGGTATCGAAGGCATTCTCTTTATATACAGGGATGTGACCAGGCACATTCAGGCGGAACAGAGAGCCCGGTATTTTGAATTTTACGATCAGTTGACAGGTTTGCCGAATCTCCTGATGTTTTCGGAGAAGATCAGCGAGGAGATTGAACGCTCCGCTGCCAGAAAAAGATCTTTTGCCGTTATGTGCCTGGGATTAAACAGCTTCAAGGATATAAACGGTCAGTTCGGAACATCTTTCGGTGATATTCTTTTGAAACAGATCGGTTCGCGGTTGAAATCCAACTTCAGAGGTGATGATTTCGTCTCCCGCATGATGGGCGACAAGTTTCTCATTCTCTTTTCTGATATGAAATCGGAAGATGATGTTATTGCCATAGTGCAGAAAACCATGGGCAGTTTTGAAACGCCTTTCTGGGTCGAACAGAGGGATATTGCTGTTTCGGTGTCCATAGGAATCAGTGTCTATCCCCATGATGGAACCCTCAAGGATGAACTGATCAAGAACAGCGAGGCTGCCCTTTTTCTCTGCAAGGAAAATCGCGACCGTAAATACGCTATGTTCAACAAGAATCAGAATGAGGATCTCATAAACCGCATTCAGATTGAAAAGGAGATATACCAGGCCATCGAGGATAAAACTTTCACGGTTTATTATCAGCCGAAGGTCGATCTGGATGGTAATCTGGTCGGAGCCGAGGCTCTGATTCGATGGTTTCACAGAGAAAGGGGGATGGTATCCCCGGGACAGTTTATCCCTATATCAGAAAGGAACAGATCCATAATTGAAATCGGGAAAATCGTTATGGAGAAAACTTACAGCCAGATAAGGGAATGGATAGACTCGGGACTTGAACCAGTTGAGATCTCCATAAATGTGGCCCCTATGCAATTCAGTGATAGAGGTTTTATCGATTATATCGATGAGCTGCAGAACCGCTATGACATTGATCCGGATCTGATTGAATTCGAGATTACCGAAACCGGCATTATGGAAAACGAGAAGAAAACTACGGAAATCATGCACCTTTTGATTGAGAGAGGATACTCCATTTCCATCGATGATTTCGGAACAGGATATTCTTCACTGAACAAGCTTAAGGATTACCCCGTCACCACATTGAAAATCGATAAATCCTTCATAGATCCGCTTCCCGACAACGCTTCTTCCAATATCGTTAAAACGATAATTGAGCTCGCCCATTTTCTTCAGTATCGTGTTGTTGCCGAAGGTGTTGAAAAAGAGGAGCAGCATCTGCTTCTGGCAACGCTGCAGTGCGATATGATACAGGGATATTTCTTCCACAAGCCAATGCCTTCGACGCATTTTGTCAAATTAATGAAAAAACCGGCCTCTGCATTATGA
- a CDS encoding acetate/propionate family kinase — MKVLTLNCGSSSIKFQFINLENEDVMADGVVERIGEEDALYTYKSEKYSVKKLEMPISDHTVGIKEILKNLMSDKHGVIKDQSEIDAVGHRIVHGGEDYADSAKINDEVMKVLDKCCELAPLHNPANIKGIEAITEALPDVPQVGVFDTAFHQTMPSRAFLYALPYNYYTDYKIRKYGFHGTSHKYVALKAAEFVGKKVEDLKIITCHIGNGASVCAIDGGKSVDTSMGFTPLEGIMMGTRSGDIDPAIPMYMMNNMKMSADEVNNVLNKQSGMLGLSDISNDMREIEDKILKEKNDMAIQAFEVYTYKIKKMIGAYAAAMNGVDVIVFTGGVGEKMPILREDVCVNMEYLGIKFDSKRNDSFADGTFEVSTDESRVKVLKVQTNEELMIALETRKVLS, encoded by the coding sequence ATGAAAGTACTGACACTCAACTGCGGAAGTTCTTCAATAAAATTTCAGTTTATCAATCTGGAAAATGAAGACGTTATGGCAGACGGTGTTGTCGAGCGTATCGGGGAAGAAGATGCGCTTTACACATACAAAAGTGAAAAATACTCAGTGAAAAAACTGGAGATGCCCATTTCCGATCACACTGTGGGTATCAAAGAGATTCTCAAGAATCTTATGAGCGACAAACACGGCGTTATCAAAGACCAGTCGGAAATCGACGCGGTCGGCCACAGAATCGTTCACGGCGGAGAAGATTACGCCGATTCGGCAAAAATCAACGATGAAGTTATGAAGGTTCTGGATAAATGCTGCGAACTCGCGCCTCTTCACAACCCGGCTAACATCAAAGGTATCGAAGCTATAACCGAAGCCCTTCCCGATGTTCCCCAGGTAGGTGTATTCGATACGGCGTTCCACCAGACAATGCCTTCGAGAGCTTTCCTGTATGCTCTTCCCTACAACTATTACACTGATTATAAAATCAGAAAATACGGTTTTCACGGAACATCTCATAAATACGTAGCCCTCAAGGCGGCGGAGTTTGTCGGTAAAAAAGTTGAAGATCTCAAGATCATTACCTGCCACATCGGCAACGGAGCTTCTGTCTGCGCAATAGACGGAGGCAAATCGGTCGACACATCCATGGGCTTCACACCTCTCGAAGGTATCATGATGGGAACCAGATCGGGAGATATCGACCCCGCCATCCCCATGTACATGATGAACAACATGAAAATGAGCGCCGATGAGGTAAACAACGTTCTTAACAAACAGAGCGGTATGCTCGGACTTTCCGATATCAGCAATGATATGAGAGAGATCGAGGACAAAATTCTGAAAGAAAAGAACGATATGGCTATTCAGGCTTTTGAAGTGTATACCTATAAAATCAAGAAAATGATCGGTGCCTACGCGGCGGCCATGAACGGCGTCGACGTAATCGTCTTTACCGGAGGCGTCGGAGAGAAAATGCCGATTCTCAGAGAAGATGTCTGCGTCAACATGGAGTATCTCGGCATAAAATTCGACAGCAAGAGAAACGACAGCTTCGCCGACGGAACTTTCGAAGTCAGCACCGATGAATCCAGAGTGAAAGTACTGAAAGTCCAGACAAACGAAGAGCTGATGATCGCTCTCGAAACAAGAAAAGTTCTTTCATAA
- the ispG gene encoding flavodoxin-dependent (E)-4-hydroxy-3-methylbut-2-enyl-diphosphate synthase produces the protein MDKTREIAIGNIKLGGDNPVLVQTMWDKAVEKVDSELISELNRLQVYGNRLIRFAAPTLESVPLLGEIAGRITMPVVADIHFDYKIALACMDQGLPKIRINPGNIGASWKVEEVVKKAADTGTVIRIGANGGSLPKSLKHMDNRAEALVLAAEEQLNFLESLGFENVIVSLKSSDIEENYEANSLFASRHDYPLHLGITEAGPLIPSIVKSSIGLSRLLEKGIGSTIRISISDSPLKEVIAGNEILSVLGLNSQARVNLISCPKCGRSSFDTHSFTEEIQDYLYSVDKDISVAVMGCMVNGPGEASHADIGISGVGNSIAIFKKGEIIRRETACTAKEAFIEEIEQL, from the coding sequence ATGGATAAAACGAGAGAGATTGCTATCGGAAATATAAAGCTGGGAGGAGACAACCCCGTTCTCGTTCAGACGATGTGGGACAAAGCCGTTGAAAAGGTAGACAGTGAGTTAATCTCCGAGCTCAACAGGCTGCAGGTATACGGCAACCGACTGATCCGTTTTGCCGCGCCGACATTGGAGTCGGTTCCTCTGCTGGGAGAAATCGCCGGCAGAATCACAATGCCCGTTGTGGCTGATATCCATTTCGATTATAAGATAGCCCTGGCCTGTATGGATCAGGGGCTTCCCAAAATCCGTATCAATCCCGGCAATATCGGCGCATCATGGAAAGTAGAGGAAGTTGTCAAAAAAGCAGCCGATACGGGCACGGTTATCAGGATAGGGGCTAACGGGGGATCTCTACCAAAATCGCTGAAGCATATGGATAATCGCGCAGAAGCTCTCGTTCTGGCGGCGGAGGAACAGCTTAATTTTCTGGAAAGTCTTGGTTTTGAGAATGTCATCGTATCTCTCAAGTCTTCCGATATCGAAGAAAATTATGAAGCCAACAGTCTTTTCGCATCACGACATGATTATCCGCTCCATCTCGGAATTACCGAAGCGGGTCCTCTTATCCCCTCAATCGTCAAAAGTTCCATAGGACTTTCCCGACTCCTGGAAAAAGGCATCGGGAGCACGATTAGAATTTCCATTTCCGACAGCCCTCTCAAGGAAGTCATCGCCGGAAATGAAATCCTTTCGGTTCTGGGGCTCAATTCTCAGGCCAGGGTCAATCTCATCTCCTGCCCTAAATGTGGGCGGTCATCCTTTGACACCCATAGTTTTACTGAAGAGATACAGGATTATCTCTATTCTGTCGATAAAGATATATCGGTCGCTGTCATGGGATGCATGGTAAACGGACCCGGAGAAGCGTCCCATGCCGATATAGGGATCAGCGGAGTGGGAAACAGCATTGCAATCTTTAAAAAAGGTGAAATCATCCGGAGGGAAACAGCTTGCACGGCAAAAGAAGCATTTATCGAAGAAATAGAACAACTCTGA
- a CDS encoding tetratricopeptide repeat protein, whose protein sequence is MHGKRSIYRRNRTTLIFTLLFSFSFVSLPAQENDAAANSLTASIGSLDSMESWLLYERGLHLFSRKEYGEALNHFNKLIERHGVYPEAEYWIGRVFEQEGEHILAEKQYQKALEAVRVLHIPEQKYEIQYRLAELYKNRGDLDSYSQILNSIILDELENNQLALANESPAINTLKRDGIDRTLLLFRHTFTYSIEAFNQLGIYYYKKGDYRAATAKLIYPLLSFFSITIDYLRDSDPQLTFPEDFDELVEKHSEYVFGTLERIIRRKEKDFSFMRDLDSLEVIDRDNQLRNAATLLPKPPEYYLSGVSCCLQTSFSDPSLKLLMDDYEIFRTMYYLAASLYAEGYTETALRIWEIINMNEDAGMWKLRSEQQLDEPSVDSTDIIF, encoded by the coding sequence TTGCACGGCAAAAGAAGCATTTATCGAAGAAATAGAACAACTCTGATTTTTACACTGCTGTTTTCATTTTCCTTTGTCAGCCTTCCGGCTCAGGAGAACGATGCAGCGGCCAATTCCCTAACCGCTTCGATAGGTTCGCTTGACTCCATGGAATCGTGGCTTCTCTACGAGAGAGGTCTCCATCTTTTCAGCCGTAAAGAATACGGTGAAGCACTGAACCATTTTAACAAGCTCATAGAAAGGCATGGCGTGTATCCCGAGGCGGAATACTGGATAGGGCGGGTTTTTGAGCAGGAAGGGGAACACATTCTGGCTGAAAAGCAGTATCAGAAAGCATTGGAAGCGGTACGTGTACTCCATATTCCCGAGCAGAAATACGAAATACAGTACAGACTGGCCGAACTCTACAAGAACCGGGGAGATCTCGATTCATACAGTCAGATTCTGAACAGCATAATACTGGATGAACTGGAGAACAATCAGCTCGCCCTCGCCAATGAAAGCCCGGCCATCAACACATTGAAAAGAGACGGCATTGACAGAACTCTTCTGCTGTTCCGGCACACCTTCACATATTCCATAGAAGCATTCAACCAACTCGGCATCTACTATTACAAAAAAGGTGATTACAGGGCCGCGACGGCAAAACTGATTTATCCTCTCCTCAGTTTTTTTTCCATTACAATTGATTATCTGAGAGACAGCGATCCGCAATTGACCTTTCCCGAAGATTTCGACGAACTGGTTGAAAAACACAGTGAATATGTCTTCGGCACTCTGGAAAGAATTATCAGGCGCAAAGAAAAGGACTTCTCCTTTATGAGAGACCTCGATTCTCTGGAAGTCATTGATAGGGATAACCAGCTCAGAAACGCCGCAACGCTCCTCCCAAAGCCTCCTGAATATTATCTGTCCGGCGTTTCCTGCTGCCTTCAGACATCATTTTCCGATCCATCATTAAAACTCTTAATGGATGATTATGAAATCTTCAGGACCATGTATTATCTGGCGGCATCCCTTTATGCCGAAGGTTATACCGAAACCGCCCTCAGAATCTGGGAAATCATTAATATGAATGAAGATGCCGGAATGTGGAAATTGCGTTCGGAGCAGCAGCTTGATGAGCCTTCGGTTGATTCGACTGATATCATTTTTTAA
- the uvrA gene encoding excinuclease ABC subunit UvrA, translating into MDRIVIKGAREHNLKNINLEIPRDKLVVISGKSGSGKSSLAFDTIFAEGQRRYVESLSAYARQFLGRMDKPDLDYIEGLSPAISIEQKTTHKNPRSTVGTITEIYDYLRLLFARIGTAHCPTCGIEIKEQSVDQIIDTVHEYPEGSRIIILAPVVKGRKGLHQKVFDDARKSGFARVRVDGEILSLDDEIELEKNKKHSIEIVIDRLKVSSETRKRLAESVETALEITDGKVIAVKKGENEDEETFFSEKNSCPHCGFSMPELQPRLFSFNNPYGACPDCSGLGMTMEFDRDLIMPDKSLSFNKGGIAPYNPDANWHRSWFEGLAKHYGFSLDTPLDELPDSIIDVLFDGSDDKIDILYENREGTGRFEYNSNYKGIIHDLKRRYRESSSDGVKDWLEKYMVKQNCRSCNGKRLREESLAVKIDDKNIHQMTSYSVKDAVEFFKGLELDPTKKHISEQIMKEIRERLSFLQSVGLEYLSLDREAATLSGGEAQRIRLATQIGSSLVGVLYILDEPTIGLHQRDNQRLIDTLKHLRDLGNTLIVVEHDEQTLRTADYIVDMGPGAGIHGGTVTAEGPVEKILSDPNSLTGRYLSGDIFIESNRERREGNGEKIIIHGAREHNLKNLTVEFPLGKMIVITGVSGSGKSTLLSDLLYPMLHNSTNRSRMRVGECDAVEGTGNIDKVISIDQSAIGRTPRSNPATYVGLFTPIRELFASLPESKARGYKAGRFSFNVKGGRCEQCQGAGTQKIEMHFLPDVYVTCDVCKGKRFNRETLDVRYKGKNIYEVLEMSVEEASDFFAAIPAIKRKVDTLMSVGLGYINLGQSAITLSGGEAQRVKLSLELSKRSTGKTFYIIDEPTTGLHFADVKLLLEVLQELVDKGNTICMIEHNLDVIKQADHIIDLGPEGGDKGGTLICTGTPEEVAENSESYTGYYLKTELTRGLKQ; encoded by the coding sequence ATGGATAGAATCGTTATAAAAGGTGCCCGGGAACACAACCTTAAAAATATAAACCTGGAAATTCCTAGAGATAAGCTCGTCGTCATTTCAGGTAAAAGCGGAAGCGGAAAGTCCTCTCTCGCTTTTGATACAATCTTTGCTGAAGGGCAGAGACGGTATGTGGAATCTCTTTCAGCCTACGCCAGACAATTTCTCGGACGGATGGACAAGCCGGATCTCGATTATATCGAAGGTCTGTCGCCGGCCATATCCATCGAGCAGAAAACAACTCATAAAAATCCCCGGTCCACCGTGGGAACCATTACAGAAATATACGATTACCTGAGGCTTCTGTTTGCCAGAATAGGTACGGCCCACTGTCCGACCTGCGGTATTGAAATCAAAGAACAGTCAGTCGATCAGATCATCGACACTGTTCACGAATATCCGGAGGGAAGCAGGATTATCATTCTTGCACCGGTAGTCAAAGGCAGAAAAGGTCTCCATCAGAAAGTATTTGACGATGCCAGAAAATCCGGATTTGCCAGGGTGCGCGTTGATGGAGAAATCCTCTCTCTCGATGATGAAATAGAACTGGAAAAGAACAAAAAGCACAGCATTGAAATTGTTATAGACCGTCTGAAAGTCAGTTCCGAAACGAGAAAAAGGCTGGCTGAATCTGTGGAGACGGCCCTTGAAATTACAGACGGAAAAGTCATTGCTGTCAAAAAAGGGGAAAATGAAGACGAGGAGACGTTTTTCTCCGAAAAAAATTCCTGTCCCCATTGCGGTTTCAGCATGCCGGAACTGCAGCCGCGGCTGTTCTCTTTTAACAACCCCTACGGAGCCTGTCCGGACTGCAGCGGTCTGGGAATGACAATGGAATTCGACCGGGATCTTATCATGCCTGATAAAAGCCTCTCTTTTAACAAGGGAGGGATCGCGCCCTATAATCCCGATGCCAACTGGCATAGAAGCTGGTTCGAGGGGCTGGCCAAACACTACGGATTTTCTCTTGATACGCCTCTGGATGAACTGCCTGACAGTATTATAGATGTCCTCTTTGACGGCAGTGATGACAAGATCGATATCCTCTATGAAAACCGAGAGGGGACGGGACGTTTTGAATACAACTCAAACTACAAAGGAATCATTCACGATCTGAAGAGACGGTACCGCGAATCCAGTTCCGACGGTGTCAAGGACTGGCTCGAGAAATACATGGTCAAGCAGAACTGCCGTTCCTGTAACGGAAAAAGACTGCGCGAGGAAAGCCTGGCCGTGAAGATCGATGATAAGAACATCCATCAGATGACTTCTTATTCTGTCAAGGACGCTGTCGAATTTTTTAAGGGTCTGGAACTGGATCCCACAAAAAAACATATTTCCGAACAGATAATGAAAGAGATCCGCGAAAGGCTTTCTTTTCTCCAGAGCGTGGGATTGGAATATCTCTCTCTCGACCGCGAGGCAGCGACGCTTTCGGGAGGGGAAGCTCAGAGAATACGTCTGGCCACTCAGATCGGTTCCTCCCTTGTCGGAGTCCTTTACATTCTCGATGAGCCGACTATCGGTCTGCACCAGAGGGATAATCAGCGCTTGATCGATACGCTGAAACATCTTCGCGATCTGGGAAATACGCTGATTGTCGTCGAACACGACGAACAGACTCTGCGAACAGCTGACTATATCGTTGATATGGGTCCCGGCGCTGGGATCCACGGCGGGACTGTTACGGCTGAAGGACCGGTTGAGAAAATCCTTTCCGATCCGAACAGTCTCACAGGGCGATACCTTAGCGGCGATATCTTCATAGAAAGCAATCGTGAAAGACGGGAAGGTAATGGAGAGAAAATTATAATCCATGGAGCCCGTGAGCATAATCTCAAAAACCTCACAGTTGAATTTCCTCTGGGAAAGATGATCGTTATCACCGGTGTTTCCGGTTCGGGAAAGTCGACTTTGCTGAGCGATCTCCTTTACCCCATGCTTCATAATTCGACCAATCGATCGCGCATGAGGGTCGGTGAATGCGATGCCGTCGAGGGAACCGGGAATATAGACAAAGTCATCAGCATAGACCAGAGCGCCATAGGCCGGACGCCGCGATCCAACCCGGCGACCTATGTGGGGCTTTTTACTCCTATCCGAGAGCTGTTCGCCTCTCTGCCCGAATCCAAAGCAAGAGGCTATAAAGCCGGGCGCTTTTCCTTCAACGTGAAAGGCGGCCGCTGTGAACAGTGTCAGGGGGCGGGAACGCAGAAAATCGAAATGCATTTTCTCCCCGATGTCTATGTCACCTGCGATGTCTGCAAAGGCAAGCGTTTCAACAGAGAGACTCTCGATGTCCGCTATAAGGGAAAAAACATCTATGAAGTTCTGGAGATGTCAGTGGAAGAGGCTTCCGATTTCTTCGCCGCCATCCCGGCGATAAAAAGAAAAGTTGATACGCTTATGTCTGTCGGACTCGGCTATATCAATCTCGGACAGTCAGCTATCACACTGTCGGGGGGCGAGGCTCAGAGAGTGAAGCTCTCGCTCGAACTATCAAAGAGAAGTACGGGTAAGACATTTTATATAATAGATGAACCTACGACCGGGTTGCATTTTGCCGATGTGAAGCTGCTTCTGGAGGTGCTTCAGGAGCTTGTGGATAAAGGGAATACCATCTGTATGATTGAGCACAATCTCGATGTGATCAAACAGGCCGACCATATCATCGATCTCGGTCCGGAAGGCGGAGACAAAGGGGGAACCCTGATCTGTACCGGAACACCCGAGGAAGTAGCCGAAAACAGTGAATCCTACACCGGGTATTATCTGAAAACTGAACTCACGCGGGGATTGAAGCAGTAA